A DNA window from Halomicrobium mukohataei DSM 12286 contains the following coding sequences:
- a CDS encoding FAD-binding protein, whose amino-acid sequence MHEHDVIVVGAGGAGLRAAIAADEEGADVALVTKLHPVRSHTGAAEGGINAALREGDDWELHAYDTMKGSDYLGDAPAIDTFAQDAPEEVVQIEHWGMPFSREDDGRVSQRPFGGMSFPRTTYAGAETGHHLLHTMYEQVVKRGIEVYDEWYVTNLAVTDHDDPEERHCHGAVAYEIATGNVEGFWARDGVILATGGLGQAFDHTTNAVANTGDGCAMAYRAGVPMEDMEMIQFHPTTLPSTGVLISEGVRGEGGILYNDEEERFMFEHGYANNDGELASRDVVSRAELTEVNAGRGIEDEYVDLDMRHLGEERILDRLENILHLAEDFEGVDGLDEPMPVKPGQHYAMGGIETDENGETCISGLYAAGETACVSLHGANRLGGNALPELLVFGARAGHHAAGKDMKTAEIETGRSAKSEDGDVSPPVEPGAITANGEGDVAADGGERSSSDRRSDAAMVEPKETLEHTVQQERERIESLLEADGINHAEVRSNVQETMTENVNVFRKEESLNDALRDLRRARERYEDVAVADPSRTYNTDLIHTIETRNILDVAEAITLGALAREEFRGAHWRAEFQERRDEEWIKHTMLAWDDGTPELYYKPVLLESQWKEYEPKERSY is encoded by the coding sequence ATGCACGAACACGACGTGATCGTGGTCGGTGCCGGCGGTGCCGGCCTCCGAGCGGCGATCGCAGCCGACGAAGAGGGTGCCGACGTGGCACTCGTCACGAAGCTCCACCCCGTCCGGAGCCACACGGGCGCGGCCGAGGGTGGCATCAACGCAGCACTGCGCGAGGGCGACGACTGGGAACTCCACGCCTACGACACCATGAAGGGGTCGGACTATCTCGGGGACGCCCCCGCGATCGACACCTTCGCCCAGGACGCCCCCGAAGAGGTCGTCCAGATCGAGCACTGGGGGATGCCGTTCTCCCGCGAGGACGACGGCCGCGTCTCGCAGCGTCCGTTCGGCGGGATGTCGTTCCCGCGGACGACCTACGCCGGTGCGGAGACGGGTCACCACCTGCTGCACACGATGTACGAACAGGTCGTCAAACGAGGCATCGAGGTGTACGACGAGTGGTACGTCACCAACCTCGCCGTCACCGACCACGACGACCCGGAAGAGCGCCACTGTCACGGGGCCGTCGCCTACGAGATCGCGACCGGCAACGTCGAGGGCTTCTGGGCCCGCGACGGCGTCATCCTCGCGACCGGTGGTCTCGGACAGGCCTTCGATCACACGACAAACGCCGTCGCCAACACCGGCGACGGCTGTGCGATGGCCTACCGCGCGGGCGTCCCGATGGAAGACATGGAGATGATCCAGTTCCACCCGACGACGCTGCCCTCGACGGGCGTGCTCATCTCCGAAGGCGTCCGTGGCGAAGGCGGGATCCTCTACAACGACGAGGAAGAGCGGTTCATGTTCGAACACGGTTACGCGAACAACGACGGGGAACTCGCCTCTCGTGACGTTGTCTCGCGGGCCGAACTCACCGAAGTCAACGCCGGCCGCGGCATCGAGGACGAGTACGTCGACCTCGACATGCGCCACCTCGGCGAGGAGCGCATCCTCGATCGCTTGGAGAACATCCTCCACCTCGCGGAGGACTTCGAGGGGGTCGACGGCCTCGACGAACCGATGCCGGTCAAGCCCGGCCAGCACTACGCTATGGGCGGCATCGAGACCGACGAGAACGGCGAGACCTGTATCAGCGGACTCTACGCTGCCGGCGAGACGGCCTGTGTCTCGCTGCACGGCGCGAACCGTCTCGGGGGCAACGCGCTGCCGGAACTGCTCGTGTTCGGCGCACGCGCCGGCCACCACGCCGCGGGCAAGGACATGAAGACCGCCGAGATCGAGACCGGCCGCTCTGCCAAGAGCGAGGACGGCGACGTGTCGCCGCCCGTCGAACCCGGCGCGATCACGGCCAACGGCGAAGGCGACGTTGCAGCGGACGGTGGTGAGCGATCCTCGTCGGACCGTCGGTCTGACGCTGCGATGGTCGAGCCCAAGGAGACGCTGGAACACACCGTTCAGCAGGAACGAGAGCGAATCGAGTCGCTGCTGGAAGCGGACGGCATCAACCACGCCGAAGTCCGCTCGAACGTCCAGGAGACGATGACGGAGAACGTCAACGTCTTCAGAAAAGAGGAGAGCCTCAACGACGCGCTGCGTGACCTCCGGCGCGCACGCGAGCGCTACGAGGACGTCGCCGTCGCCGACCCCTCGCGCACCTACAACACGGACCTGATCCACACCATCGAGACGCGCAACATCCTGGACGTGGCCGAAGCGATCACGCTCGGCGCACTGGCCCGCGAAGAGTTCCGCGGCGCTCACTGGCGCGCGGAGTTCCAGGAACGGCGCGACGAGGAGTGGATCAAGCACACGATGCTGGCCTGGGACGACGGGACGCCGGAGCTGTACTACAAGCCGGTCCTGCTGGAGAGCCAGTGGAAAGAGTACGAACCCAAAGAGCGGTCGTACTGA
- a CDS encoding 5'-deoxyadenosine deaminase, whose product MRLTGTVVADADTVYEDGAVVTSGDEIVAVGDRQRLVRQYPDHDSRSFDIVAPGLVGSHVHSVQSLGRGIADDEALLDWLFDHVLPMEAAMDAEQMRTAATLGYMECLASGVTTVVDHLSVAHADQAFEAAGEIGIRGLLGKVLMDYDAGALQEDTDAALAESERLIERYHGAFDDRIRYAVTPRFAVSCTERCLRGARDLADAYDDVRIHTHASENRDEIQTVEDRTGMRNVEWLDEVGLTGPDVTLAHCVWTDETERAILAETDTTVVHCPSSNMKLASGIAPVEAYLQRGITVALGNDGPPCNNTLDPFTEMRQAALLAKVGELDATALPAATAFRMATEHGGQATGFDVGVLAPGRPADVIGLATDTARATPVHDPLSHLVFAAHGDDVRFTMVDGEVVYDDGSFANVDGAAVRADARRHADSIYAEISSKD is encoded by the coding sequence ATGCGACTCACCGGGACCGTCGTCGCCGACGCCGACACCGTCTACGAGGACGGCGCGGTCGTCACGAGCGGTGACGAGATCGTCGCAGTCGGGGACCGCCAGCGTCTGGTCCGGCAGTACCCGGACCACGACAGCCGATCGTTCGACATCGTCGCGCCGGGGCTGGTCGGCTCGCACGTCCACTCGGTACAGAGCCTCGGACGGGGGATTGCCGACGACGAAGCGCTGCTTGACTGGCTCTTCGATCACGTCCTCCCGATGGAGGCTGCCATGGACGCCGAGCAGATGCGGACCGCGGCGACGCTTGGCTACATGGAGTGTCTGGCCAGCGGCGTCACGACCGTCGTCGACCACCTCTCGGTCGCGCACGCCGACCAGGCTTTCGAGGCGGCCGGCGAGATCGGGATCCGCGGCCTGCTCGGGAAGGTGTTGATGGACTACGACGCCGGGGCGCTACAGGAAGACACCGACGCGGCACTGGCCGAGTCCGAGCGCCTCATCGAGCGCTATCACGGGGCCTTCGACGACCGGATTCGCTACGCAGTCACGCCGCGCTTTGCCGTCTCCTGTACCGAGCGCTGTCTCAGGGGGGCTCGCGATCTCGCCGACGCCTACGACGACGTGCGCATCCACACGCACGCCAGCGAGAACCGCGACGAGATCCAGACGGTCGAGGACCGGACGGGCATGCGCAACGTCGAGTGGCTCGACGAGGTCGGCCTGACGGGGCCAGACGTGACGCTCGCCCACTGCGTCTGGACGGACGAGACCGAGCGGGCGATCCTCGCCGAGACCGACACCACCGTCGTCCACTGTCCCAGCTCGAACATGAAACTCGCCAGCGGGATCGCGCCCGTCGAGGCCTACTTGCAGCGGGGGATCACCGTCGCGCTGGGCAACGACGGCCCGCCCTGCAACAACACGCTGGATCCGTTCACCGAGATGCGCCAGGCGGCCCTGCTGGCGAAGGTCGGCGAACTCGACGCGACGGCGCTGCCGGCGGCGACCGCCTTTCGGATGGCGACCGAGCACGGGGGGCAGGCGACTGGCTTCGACGTGGGCGTCCTCGCGCCGGGTCGGCCGGCCGACGTGATCGGCCTCGCGACGGACACCGCCCGGGCGACGCCGGTTCACGACCCGCTCTCGCACCTCGTCTTCGCCGCCCACGGCGACGACGTTCGGTTCACGATGGTCGACGGCGAGGTCGTCTACGACGACGGCTCGTTCGCGAACGTGGACGGCGCAGCCGTCCGCGCGGACGCTCGACGGCACGCAGATTCGATCTACGCTGAGATCTCGTCCAAGGATTAA
- a CDS encoding helix-turn-helix domain-containing protein, producing the protein MAKYSTGSGSGSAGESCELCGASDADLETANVAGATLQVCADCSQHGETSKTESSDGSRGDRDTDRKRRAAQNAAKMADAQQPDASHWEDGTNYEDDQLPYLVSDYGSVVTEARQDAGLQTQELAEELSVDESDVLAVEQGRATQAGVGGSVVAKLEDFLDVELAE; encoded by the coding sequence ATGGCAAAATACTCGACCGGCAGTGGCAGTGGCAGCGCCGGCGAGAGCTGTGAACTCTGTGGCGCGTCCGATGCGGACCTCGAAACGGCGAACGTGGCGGGGGCGACGCTGCAGGTGTGTGCGGACTGCTCTCAGCACGGCGAGACCTCGAAAACCGAATCGTCGGACGGTTCTCGTGGTGACCGAGACACCGATCGAAAGCGCCGTGCGGCCCAGAACGCGGCCAAGATGGCCGACGCACAGCAGCCCGACGCCTCCCACTGGGAGGACGGCACGAACTACGAGGACGATCAGCTCCCGTATCTCGTCTCCGACTACGGTTCCGTGGTCACCGAGGCCCGCCAGGACGCGGGCCTCCAGACTCAGGAGCTGGCCGAGGAGCTGAGTGTCGACGAATCCGACGTTCTCGCCGTCGAACAGGGCCGCGCGACGCAGGCCGGCGTCGGCGGTTCGGTCGTCGCCAAGCTCGAAGACTTTCTTGACGTCGAACTGGCCGAGTGA
- a CDS encoding acyl-CoA dehydrogenase family protein has translation MHLSSEQRAIRDTVREVAAEEIRPVARECDREQTFPEDAWDTLAEIDVTGLTVPEAYGGLDVDRQTYAVVNEAVAHGSLAVATALSVHCLATSCLATFGDEQLREAWLPDMVAGRPVGAFALSEPEAGSNPRQMQTVARREGDEYVIDGEKAWITNGQRSGVVIVFAKTDPDDPNSVTQFLVPKDSDGLTVGSKEEKLGLRASDTTTLTLDDVRIPDRYRLTEEGRGLAAALSILTGGRVGIAAQAVGLSQAALDEAVDYVTEREQFDGPIGDIQSVRHTIAEMETTVRAGRELTHAAARAMDRGDDARASASVAKYFATEGAVDVTQQAVQLHGGYGYTSEFDVERFYRDAKVTTIYEGTSQIQKNVIARSLLGE, from the coding sequence ATGCACCTTTCGTCCGAGCAGCGTGCTATCCGTGACACCGTCCGCGAAGTCGCGGCCGAGGAGATCCGGCCGGTCGCACGCGAGTGTGACCGCGAGCAGACGTTCCCCGAGGACGCCTGGGACACGCTGGCCGAAATCGACGTGACCGGCCTGACGGTTCCCGAAGCATACGGCGGCCTCGACGTCGATCGCCAGACGTACGCGGTCGTGAACGAGGCCGTCGCCCACGGCTCGTTGGCGGTGGCGACCGCGCTGTCGGTCCACTGTCTCGCGACCTCCTGTCTCGCGACCTTCGGAGACGAGCAGCTCCGGGAGGCGTGGCTCCCGGACATGGTTGCGGGCCGTCCGGTCGGGGCCTTCGCCCTCTCCGAGCCCGAGGCGGGGTCGAACCCTCGTCAGATGCAGACCGTCGCGCGCCGCGAGGGCGACGAGTACGTGATCGACGGCGAGAAGGCCTGGATCACGAACGGGCAGCGCTCTGGAGTCGTGATCGTCTTCGCGAAGACCGACCCGGACGATCCGAACTCGGTCACCCAGTTTCTCGTCCCCAAAGACAGCGACGGACTGACCGTCGGTTCGAAAGAGGAGAAGCTGGGGCTGCGAGCCAGCGACACGACGACGCTGACCCTCGATGATGTCCGCATTCCAGACCGGTACCGGCTCACCGAGGAGGGTCGCGGGCTCGCTGCGGCCCTGTCGATCCTGACCGGCGGACGGGTCGGGATCGCCGCACAGGCGGTCGGTCTCTCGCAGGCGGCCCTCGACGAGGCGGTCGACTACGTCACGGAACGCGAACAGTTCGACGGCCCGATCGGCGACATCCAGAGCGTCCGGCACACGATCGCGGAGATGGAGACGACCGTCCGGGCCGGCCGCGAGCTGACCCACGCGGCGGCGCGGGCCATGGACCGCGGCGACGACGCTCGTGCGAGCGCGAGCGTCGCGAAGTACTTCGCGACCGAGGGAGCCGTCGACGTGACCCAGCAGGCCGTCCAGCTCCACGGCGGCTACGGCTACACGTCCGAGTTCGACGTCGAGCGGTTCTACCGGGACGCCAAGGTGACGACGATCTACGAGGGGACGAGCCAGATCCAGAAGAACGTCATCGCCCGGTCGCTCCTGGGGGAGTGA